Sequence from the bacterium genome:
CGAAAAAGATTTCAAGTATGACCTTGCGCTGACGTCGTCGGATATTAAAGCAAACAATGCAACAATCAAAAACGTCACGCTTTGGGATTACCGGCCGTTGCGGGATTCCTATTCGCAGTTACAGGAAATTCGTCCCTATTATAATTTTTATGACGTGGACATTGACCGTTATTTTGTCAATGGCGAATACCGGCAGGTCATGTTGTCTGCGCGCGAACTCAATCTCCAGAAGATCGGAAGCGATAACTGGATCAATAAAACATTCATCTATACCCACGGACACGGCATCGTTATGAGCCCGGTGAATGTGGTGACGACCGAAGGCCAACCGGAATTCTTTATCAAAAATATTCCACCCGAAAAATCTGTGGATATTACGTTAGATCGGCCTGAAATCTATTTCGGAGAACTCCAGGGCATTGACGATTATATCGTTGTTAAAACAAGCAAAGAGGAATTTGATTTCCCGCTCGGAGAAAAAAATCAGCACACGTTCTATAAAGAAGATGCGGGGGTAGGTATCGGCAGTTTTGCACGTAAGGCCATGTTTGCAATTCGGTTCGGTAAATTCAATTTTCTGCTGAACGATTACATTCAGCCGGAAAGCAAAATCATTTATTACAGGAATATCAACGATCGCATTAAAAAATTAATTCCTTATATCAAGCTGGATAAAGATCCTTATATGGTCGCAGAAAACGGACGGCTATATTGGATCTACGATGGATTTACTACCACGAATCAGTATCCGTATGCCAAGATGTCGTACGAAAAAAGTTCGTCTCCATTTGGCGCAGGCATAACATATAATTATATTCGAAATTCCGTCAAAGTTGTGATCGACGCATACAACGGTTCCACTCAAATTTATAGTTTTAATTCTGAAACCGATCCGCTGATTAGGGTGTATGCTAAGATCTTCCCCGGAGTTTTTAAACCGATTCAGGATATGCCGGAGTATTTGAGGAAACATCTGCGTTATCCACAGGATCTTTTCGATATTCAGGCAAAATTATTCACGTTCTATCATGTTGATGACGCCAATGTGTTTTTCAACCGGGAAGATGAGTGGAATATCGCGACGGAAAAATACGGCGACGATGTGAAACGTATGGAGAGTTATTATGTCATCATGAGGCTTCCGGGTGAATCGAAAGAAGAATTTTTGCTCATGGTTCCGTTCACGCCAAACACCAAACCGAATATGATCGCGTGGTTTTGCGCCCGGAGCGATGGAGATAATTATGGAAAACTGTTAGTATATAAATTTCCGAAGAGTGAATTGGTCTATGGGCCATTGCAGGTAGAGAGCCGGATCGACCAGACGCCGGAAATTTCTGAAAAACTAACCTTATGGAATCAACAGGGATCCAGTGTGACCCGGGGCAATCTCCTCGTCATACCGATCAACAATTCCGTCTTGTATGTGGAGCCTTTGTATCTTCAGTCGCAGCAAAGCAAAATGCCGGAACTGAAAAAAGTCATAGTTGCATTTGACAATTACATCTTTATGGAAGACAATCTGGAGAACGGCCTAGAAAAAATCTTCGGAGGAAATTTTGCCGCATTCAACAGAGACAAGCAGTCTGCCGAGTCTGCAGAGGCAGCTTCATCGGTGACGGACAAGAATGTGGCTGCCATTTCTTCGGAAACGGCAAAAGCAATTAGGGATTTGTCGCGTTCCGCAATGGACAATTATAACAACGCTCAGGATGCACTGAAAAAAGGGAACTGGACAAAATACGGCGAAAGCTTAGAGCGTCTCAAAAAAGATCTTGAAAAACTTTCCGAACGAAGTAAAGGTATCAAATAATAAATAGATGAAGCGAGTCGGACACCAAGGCGGCAATTTTTGCTTCTCATGATTGGATACGAGTTTAATTGTTGACGGGTTTCAGAAAGCAGCACTTATGAGCGACGCTAGTCTGCATCAATCCATTGATGTTTTTACGAAGAGAACCGGATTGATTGTAAGCCAGAATCATGGCGATGCGCAGGAAATGGAATTTAATTTATCTACGCTTTTGGGCATCAATATTCTTTTATGCCAATCGATACCCGATGCGCAGTTGATCTTAAAGGCGGAGCCTATTGACATCGTTATTCTCGATACTAAGATGGATCATCCAAATCCGTTTGTCATTTGTAAATTTATCAAGTCCGATGAAGCCTTGTGGAATATTCCTGTCGTCGCGCTGTTATCGGAAAACGCATTGAATAACCGCAGTCATGCGCTTAATTACGGAGCGGACGATTTTATCATGCGGCCGTTTGATTATTCTGAAGTGTATAGCAGAACCCGGGCGCAGCTTCGCTTGAGGGAATTGTATCTGCAGCTGCTGAAAGATGAACGGCTGAAAGTATTATTTGAGATGGCCGGCGCAGCGGCTCACGAATTGGCTCAGCCCGTAACGGGCGCCATGGCTTTAATTCAGGTCATTTTGGCTAAACGCGAAAAAGAAATAACAGATGTCGATACTGAAATGAAAATGTTATATGAGTGCCTTCAGCGCGCTACAGACGTTATACACAAGATTCAGCGGATCAGGAAATATGAAACGACAGCGTACGCGGGTTCAAGTCAAATCATTGATATTAACAAAGCCTCCGATTCAAACCGATAAGCATGACTCTTCCAGATCTTACTCATAGACAAATTGCGACGGCATTTGCAAATGGCTTTGACCATATTTTGGATTATGACGCTTTATCCAAAATTTGTGAGTCTGCGCGCGTGAAGGGCGCCGACTTTTCAGAGGTATACATTGAACGGCGTCTGTCGACATGGATTACCTTGGTAGAGGACAAGATCAATGTAGTTCGGGCCGGCATTAAAGCAGGCGCCGGAGTCCGTGTGATTCGCGGCACACACGTTGGCTATGCTTATTGTGAGGATCTCCGCCCGGAGAGTATCGAAATCGCCGCAAAAACGGCAGCGTATATCACTCATGAAGGCAGTCCGGAATCTTTCTCAAACCCGGTTAATGTAACTCCACCACGAACGGATCAGTCAGTTACGTTCTACCGGCTCGAATCCGATGGTAAGAAAAAGACTGACTTGTTGCGCCGGGCCAACTCAGCCGCGCGCGACGAAGACAACCGCGTAAAGGAAGTAAGTTGCACCTACTATGACGAAGAAAAGGAGATTCGTATTGTTAATTCCGACGGGTTGCAATGCGATGACCAACGCTCGCTTTACGGGTTTCATGTGTTTGTTCTGACGGGCGATGGAGGCAAAAATAATTTCGGATACGCAACCGGCGGAGGCCGATATCCTTTTACCTATTTTGAAAAGAGAACTCCGGAGATGATCGCGCGTGACGCGTCCCGGCAGGCGCTGCGCAAACTAAGATCGTGTGAATGTCCGGCGGGACAATTCCCGGTTGTTATCAATAAAGGCTGGGGCGGCGTGCTGATCCATGAAGCCGTCGGCCACGGACTTGAAAGTGATTTTAACCGGCGAGGTTCATCTGTCTACACGGGAAAAATCGGCCAAAAAGTTGCTTCAGAATATGTAACGATCATCGATGACGGTACCATACTCAACGGGCGCGGATCATCGAATTCCGACGATGAAGGAACGATCACAAAAAAAAATATCCTGATAGACAATGGAATTTTAAAAAATTATTTGTATGATAACTACAATGCGCGTTTGATGAATGCGGTGCCGACAGGCAACGGCAGAAGGGAGAGTTTTGCGCAACTTCCGATGCCGCGCATGACCAATACTTATATCGCGCGTGGAAAAGATAATCCGGAAGATTTGATTCGCTCCGTCAAATGGGGCCTGTATGCTCAAACTCTTGGCGGCGGTCAGGTTGACATTGCCAGCGGCAATTTCGTATTTGAAGTTCAGGAAGGATACTGGATCGAAAACGGTAAGATCACGTATCCGGTGCTCGGCGCAAATTTGATAGGCAATGGGCCGGACATTCTCAATAAGATCGATGCAATAGGAAATGATTTAGAAATAGAAACCGGCGCCGGCGCCTGCAGTAAAGAGGGTCAAAATATTCCCGTTGGGGTCGGACAGCCGACTATAAAGATAGGTGAAATGACCATCGGCGGAACTGGTTTAAGGAGGCTATAACGATTTTCATAATCACGAAAGCACATGCAAGCACAAAAAGCGCTTCCCCTTAGCAGTTGGCACATAGCCTTCCCGAACGACGCGAATCCTCACGGCACCATGTTTGGCGGGAAAGTGATGGCGATCCTGGATATTCAAGCGGGAATCGTTGCATCCCATTATTGCCACAAGATCGTTGTTACCGCGTCAACGGAGGCGGTAGATTTCAGAAACCCGGTGAAGGTCGGGGATCGTTTGGAGACAATTGCGCGCGTGGTGTATGTCGGCAATACCTCGTTGGTGATCAAGATTGACGCTTATTCGGAGAACCCTTTATCGGGTAAGCGTAAGCATTGTACGACGGCCTTTTTCAATATGGTCGCTCTGGACGAAGACGGTTCGCCGACGCCAATTCCGCCGTTGATCGTCGAAACAGAGGAGGAAAAAAGGGACTTTGAATTGGCTCAGTTGATCAAACATAATGCGCTCGAGCGAAAGAAAAAAGTTCATCAAGCAATGAAAGACGAATAATAAAGTTAAGTTAATTTACCATTTGAGGATTCATGATACCGACTCTTTTTGAAATTCCGATTTTCGGCGGCATACCGATTCACAGCTTTGGCCTGATGCTGGCATTGTCATTTCTTACGACAAGTTTTGTGCTTAAGAAATTATTTAAGCGGGCAAATTATCCGGTGGATTTGGCCGATCAGGTTATATTGGTCGCGGCCATTGCCGGGTTGGCCGGATCAAAGTTCTATTACCTTCTCTTTGAAGCATTTGACCGATTTATGAAGCATCCGATAGACATGCTTTTTTCCGGCGCAGGTCTGACATGGTACGGCGGGTTTGTTCTTGCTATGATAAGCATCATCTGGCTGATCAGAAAAAATAAGTTGCCGATACTGAAATCGATTGACATGATATCGGTACCGTTGCCGTTAGGATATGGCATCGGGCGTATCGGTTGCCATCTGGCGGGCGACGGAGATTACGGTAAGCCCTGGGACGGCGTTTTTGCAACGGATTATTCCAGAGGCATCGTACCGCCATCGCAGGCTTTTTACGGAACGGAGATTGCAAAAGATTATCCTAACGGAATTGTACCGGACCACACGTTGTGCCATCCAACACCAATGTATGAAACCGTATTCTCCGTTATTATTTTTGCTATACTATGGTATACCACGAAGAAAAAACTGCCAACCGGGTTTCAGATTTCACTTTATTTTATGCTTGGCGGGCTTCAGCGTTTCCTGATCGAATTTCTCCGCATAAATCCGAAAGTTGCTTTCGATCTCAGCGGCGCACAGCTGATCAGCCTGGTTTTGATAATGTTTGGGGGAATCTGGATGTTTTGGGCTTTCAAAATACAACCTAAAGCGGAATTGA
This genomic interval carries:
- a CDS encoding UPF0182 family protein, whose product is MKKWVAIGLLAVFFFYVATNATGFYTELLWFRSLGYENPFWTMYTSEYLLGFVYFAVFWIIIGSNILIASRVKSVVVKPGGEVFQQQLQFFAKPAKLIFFGLLLFVSYIMAAAPATKWMRVLQYFNSESFGELDSVFQKDIGFYVYELPFYQSIINWLFGVLVVTIIATAAVHVYKRAVNFTPQGVSLGQFTRRHIMVLIGLILFLYAFDYHYSQYDILYKDNGIVVGAGYTDVNAALTGYMLMQVIALVGACGAFISAFKGTWRWLIGSVILQFGAAFLLLNIYPSLIQRFVVKPNELEKEKPYIEENIKQTRRAYELDKITEKDFKYDLALTSSDIKANNATIKNVTLWDYRPLRDSYSQLQEIRPYYNFYDVDIDRYFVNGEYRQVMLSARELNLQKIGSDNWINKTFIYTHGHGIVMSPVNVVTTEGQPEFFIKNIPPEKSVDITLDRPEIYFGELQGIDDYIVVKTSKEEFDFPLGEKNQHTFYKEDAGVGIGSFARKAMFAIRFGKFNFLLNDYIQPESKIIYYRNINDRIKKLIPYIKLDKDPYMVAENGRLYWIYDGFTTTNQYPYAKMSYEKSSSPFGAGITYNYIRNSVKVVIDAYNGSTQIYSFNSETDPLIRVYAKIFPGVFKPIQDMPEYLRKHLRYPQDLFDIQAKLFTFYHVDDANVFFNREDEWNIATEKYGDDVKRMESYYVIMRLPGESKEEFLLMVPFTPNTKPNMIAWFCARSDGDNYGKLLVYKFPKSELVYGPLQVESRIDQTPEISEKLTLWNQQGSSVTRGNLLVIPINNSVLYVEPLYLQSQQSKMPELKKVIVAFDNYIFMEDNLENGLEKIFGGNFAAFNRDKQSAESAEAASSVTDKNVAAISSETAKAIRDLSRSAMDNYNNAQDALKKGNWTKYGESLERLKKDLEKLSERSKGIK
- a CDS encoding response regulator → MSDASLHQSIDVFTKRTGLIVSQNHGDAQEMEFNLSTLLGINILLCQSIPDAQLILKAEPIDIVILDTKMDHPNPFVICKFIKSDEALWNIPVVALLSENALNNRSHALNYGADDFIMRPFDYSEVYSRTRAQLRLRELYLQLLKDERLKVLFEMAGAAAHELAQPVTGAMALIQVILAKREKEITDVDTEMKMLYECLQRATDVIHKIQRIRKYETTAYAGSSQIIDINKASDSNR
- the tldD gene encoding metalloprotease TldD (responsible for the proteolytic maturation of the E. coli pMccB17 plasmid-encoded microcin B17, an exported protein that targets the essential topoisomerase II DNA gyrase; degrades the E. coli plasmid F-encoded CcdA), with protein sequence MTLPDLTHRQIATAFANGFDHILDYDALSKICESARVKGADFSEVYIERRLSTWITLVEDKINVVRAGIKAGAGVRVIRGTHVGYAYCEDLRPESIEIAAKTAAYITHEGSPESFSNPVNVTPPRTDQSVTFYRLESDGKKKTDLLRRANSAARDEDNRVKEVSCTYYDEEKEIRIVNSDGLQCDDQRSLYGFHVFVLTGDGGKNNFGYATGGGRYPFTYFEKRTPEMIARDASRQALRKLRSCECPAGQFPVVINKGWGGVLIHEAVGHGLESDFNRRGSSVYTGKIGQKVASEYVTIIDDGTILNGRGSSNSDDEGTITKKNILIDNGILKNYLYDNYNARLMNAVPTGNGRRESFAQLPMPRMTNTYIARGKDNPEDLIRSVKWGLYAQTLGGGQVDIASGNFVFEVQEGYWIENGKITYPVLGANLIGNGPDILNKIDAIGNDLEIETGAGACSKEGQNIPVGVGQPTIKIGEMTIGGTGLRRL
- a CDS encoding acyl-CoA thioesterase; protein product: MQAQKALPLSSWHIAFPNDANPHGTMFGGKVMAILDIQAGIVASHYCHKIVVTASTEAVDFRNPVKVGDRLETIARVVYVGNTSLVIKIDAYSENPLSGKRKHCTTAFFNMVALDEDGSPTPIPPLIVETEEEKRDFELAQLIKHNALERKKKVHQAMKDE
- a CDS encoding prolipoprotein diacylglyceryl transferase, with the protein product MIPTLFEIPIFGGIPIHSFGLMLALSFLTTSFVLKKLFKRANYPVDLADQVILVAAIAGLAGSKFYYLLFEAFDRFMKHPIDMLFSGAGLTWYGGFVLAMISIIWLIRKNKLPILKSIDMISVPLPLGYGIGRIGCHLAGDGDYGKPWDGVFATDYSRGIVPPSQAFYGTEIAKDYPNGIVPDHTLCHPTPMYETVFSVIIFAILWYTTKKKLPTGFQISLYFMLGGLQRFLIEFLRINPKVAFDLSGAQLISLVLIMFGGIWMFWAFKIQPKAELNKISAKIK